One Chitinophaga sp. H8 DNA window includes the following coding sequences:
- a CDS encoding ATP-binding protein, protein MAFKRSVETYLHDWKINPSRKPLIIRGARQVGKTTLVKDFARSYAHFIMLNLEKATDRRYFEDFDDVKTICEALFLTYNIPLLEIHNTLLFIDEIQESPKAIQLLRFFYEEMPALHIISAGSLLEFAIQRVKNFPVGRVEFLYLHPMNFEEYLEAIGREAIIEQLKMVPVKPAAHQVLMDQFHRYAIIGGMPEIIKTDIDKNNLADLTRIYESIWGTYKNDVEKYTTSDNERKIIKHIMDTAPLYLDERVKFQGFGNSSYRSREVSEAFRTLEDAKIIRLIYPTTDMQPPPRADLKKSPRFQILDTGLVNYTLSIQAQMLGMNDLSSAYKGAVIPHLITQELISLQTISPNNPNFWVREKSQSNAEVDLVLVHREFLIPVEIKSGSTGSLRSLHQFIDAADHPYAIRIYGGAFSIEKAITPNKTSYLLMNLPYYLGTQLPAYLTWLVQQEVI, encoded by the coding sequence ATGGCTTTTAAAAGAAGTGTCGAAACATATCTCCATGACTGGAAAATTAATCCTTCCCGTAAACCACTGATTATCAGAGGCGCCAGACAAGTTGGGAAAACGACTTTGGTAAAGGATTTTGCCAGGTCTTATGCTCATTTTATCATGCTTAATCTGGAAAAAGCAACTGACAGGAGATATTTTGAGGATTTTGATGATGTAAAAACAATCTGTGAAGCGCTGTTTTTAACCTATAATATTCCTTTATTGGAAATACACAACACTTTGTTGTTTATTGATGAAATCCAGGAAAGTCCGAAAGCTATTCAGTTGCTGCGTTTCTTTTATGAAGAAATGCCTGCTTTACACATTATCAGCGCTGGATCACTATTAGAATTTGCTATTCAAAGGGTAAAAAATTTTCCTGTTGGAAGGGTGGAATTTTTATATCTCCATCCAATGAATTTCGAGGAGTATCTGGAGGCAATAGGAAGGGAGGCTATCATTGAACAATTAAAAATGGTTCCTGTAAAACCAGCTGCTCATCAAGTTTTAATGGATCAATTTCACCGGTATGCTATTATTGGCGGAATGCCTGAAATAATTAAAACAGATATCGATAAAAACAATCTGGCAGATCTTACAAGAATATATGAAAGCATATGGGGAACGTATAAAAATGATGTAGAGAAATATACAACCAGTGACAATGAAAGAAAGATCATTAAACATATTATGGATACTGCTCCACTTTATTTGGACGAGCGGGTTAAATTCCAGGGATTTGGTAATTCCTCCTACCGGTCAAGAGAAGTAAGCGAGGCATTCAGAACGCTGGAAGACGCAAAAATTATTCGTTTAATTTACCCTACAACAGATATGCAACCACCTCCCAGAGCAGATCTTAAAAAATCGCCGCGATTTCAGATCCTGGATACGGGGCTTGTTAATTATACGTTGTCCATTCAGGCGCAGATGTTAGGTATGAATGATTTAAGTAGTGCTTATAAGGGCGCTGTAATACCTCATTTGATTACACAGGAACTCATATCACTACAAACAATATCCCCTAATAATCCAAATTTTTGGGTAAGAGAGAAATCACAATCAAATGCGGAAGTTGATCTGGTGCTGGTGCATCGTGAATTTTTAATTCCTGTAGAAATAAAATCAGGTAGTACCGGTTCTCTTCGATCACTTCATCAATTTATAGATGCTGCTGATCATCCCTATGCTATCAGAATTTACGGGGGAGCCTTCTCTATTGAAAAAGCAATCACACCCAATAAAACGTCTTATTTATTAATGAATCTTCCTTACTATTTGGGTACACAACTGCCTGCTTATTTAACGTGGCTGGTTCAACAGGAAGTCATATAG
- a CDS encoding RNA polymerase sigma factor — protein MSIYSSLSDQDLIVLLKKDNETAFQELYERYKGILHVHAYKKLGDFEDAKDVVQELFTALWDKRLALPETSNFAGYLYSGIRNRIFNIFAHNDVKSQYATSYQQYNSELTCTTDESVRAVELAAQIEREISALPEKMREVFLLSRQGNLSHKEIAERLSISEQTSRNHIKKALKVLRNRLDTLVYLFFY, from the coding sequence ATGTCGATTTACAGCAGCCTTAGTGACCAGGATCTGATTGTCTTATTGAAAAAGGACAATGAAACTGCCTTTCAGGAACTTTATGAACGGTATAAGGGCATACTGCATGTACACGCGTATAAGAAACTGGGCGACTTTGAAGATGCAAAAGATGTCGTGCAGGAGCTGTTTACCGCATTATGGGACAAGCGCCTTGCGTTGCCCGAAACCAGTAATTTTGCCGGTTACCTCTACAGTGGTATACGAAACCGGATATTCAACATCTTTGCGCACAATGACGTAAAATCCCAATATGCAACGTCTTATCAACAATATAACAGCGAATTGACCTGCACCACCGATGAAAGTGTGCGGGCCGTTGAGCTGGCGGCCCAGATCGAACGGGAGATCAGTGCATTGCCGGAAAAAATGCGCGAAGTATTTCTCCTGAGCAGACAGGGCAACCTGAGCCACAAAGAAATCGCTGAAAGACTTTCCATCTCCGAACAAACCTCCAGGAACCACATCAAAAAAGCGCTGAAAGTATTGCGCAACCGGTTAGATACACTGGTGTACCTGTTTTTTTATTAA
- a CDS encoding FecR family protein → MQKQAFQALLDKYLSGNCSAEERATLEMWYLTYEAKDLPPLSPAQLEEIRQSAAPHIQRTARRSWLRWAAAAAVLVAVAIGAYMYQANHDRGITVEQLAAGQDVAPGERRAFLTLANGRRIDLNEQQGGIAVDSLGVSYLDGTPVAGAAGTAETSALITMSTPKGGGYRVTLPDGTRVWLNAASSLRYPSRFAADHREVELTGEAFFEVQKVLNTANERIPFLVKTAHQTVRVLGTQFNVTAYTEETTEATTVVEGVVEVTATDAGKPARIIPGEQALVQDNNVSKHTANLEQVTAWKNGNFFFDNEPLETVMRKISTWYDVTVVFEDAIAGEKFYGIIAREKKLSQVLKMLEKTKTVQFMIKGNTIHIYKR, encoded by the coding sequence ATGCAAAAACAAGCGTTTCAGGCATTGCTGGACAAATACCTTTCCGGAAATTGTTCCGCCGAAGAGCGGGCCACTTTAGAAATGTGGTATTTAACTTATGAGGCAAAGGACCTGCCTCCGCTGTCACCCGCACAGCTGGAAGAGATCCGGCAATCCGCGGCGCCACATATCCAGCGCACCGCCCGCAGGAGTTGGCTGCGTTGGGCAGCCGCTGCTGCGGTGCTTGTTGCGGTGGCTATCGGAGCATATATGTACCAGGCTAATCATGATCGTGGCATTACAGTGGAACAGCTGGCCGCAGGACAAGATGTTGCGCCAGGCGAACGCCGCGCATTTCTGACACTGGCCAATGGCCGCCGTATTGATCTGAATGAGCAGCAAGGTGGTATAGCGGTAGATTCGCTGGGCGTTTCGTATTTAGACGGAACACCGGTGGCTGGTGCAGCAGGAACAGCGGAAACGTCTGCTCTCATTACCATGAGTACGCCTAAAGGAGGTGGGTACCGGGTAACACTTCCGGATGGTACCAGGGTATGGCTGAATGCAGCATCGTCGCTCAGGTATCCCAGCCGGTTTGCTGCGGATCACCGCGAAGTGGAACTTACCGGAGAAGCATTTTTCGAAGTGCAAAAGGTCCTGAATACGGCTAATGAACGTATTCCATTCCTGGTAAAAACTGCTCACCAGACTGTGCGCGTGCTGGGTACGCAATTCAATGTAACGGCATATACAGAAGAAACTACTGAAGCAACCACCGTAGTGGAAGGCGTGGTGGAAGTAACGGCTACGGATGCAGGAAAACCTGCCCGTATTATACCGGGAGAGCAGGCGCTTGTCCAGGATAACAACGTATCAAAACACACCGCCAACCTGGAGCAGGTGACCGCCTGGAAAAATGGCAACTTCTTTTTTGATAATGAACCACTGGAAACTGTCATGCGCAAAATTTCAACTTGGTATGATGTAACCGTGGTCTTTGAGGATGCCATTGCCGGAGAGAAATTTTATGGAATCATCGCAAGGGAAAAGAAACTGAGCCAGGTACTGAAAATGTTGGAAAAGACTAAAACGGTGCAGTTTATGATAAAAGGAAATACCATACACATCTATAAACGTTAA
- a CDS encoding SusC/RagA family TonB-linked outer membrane protein — protein MYKNFTKLTDVLRGYSQQFMRVMRITAFLMLLCLLQLSAKTNAQLISLSGEKMPLMEVLKEIHRQSGVDFIFAASSLKYAHPVTVDIHETPLNEALRQVFAGQPLAYEIADGAVTVWGKTPRLSDNPDDNTSPAIAYDEIRGRVVDSLGKGLPSVTIRVKGAEIATKTDQSGYFVLYKVPADAMIEITSLGYKPYAVRANSLPDPVVFVLKQATSTLDEAVVQAYGTTTRRFNTGNIARISAADIETQPVANPLAALQGRVPGMLVTQTSGIPGAAVNIEIRGRTAIDKSITSDQPLFVIDGVPYSNGNKSLEMGNWSASTPSLQIQSMVKGGISPFQGINPQDIESIEVLKDADATAIYGSRGANGVILISTKRGKAGKASFSINSYQGISFVPDNVKMMDTRQYIAARKQAFKNSGIAMTTANAPDILVWDTTRNYNYAKMFTDNIANTHSSQLSLTGGNRLTQFSLRGGYNRENTIMDPDHKSERINVSFSLNQKSTNEKLNVLFSGSFGNSVTEMINQDMSRFRIMAPNMRMLDDQGKPLWEEYNYTVFNPFAELLKKNNFTSKTLYGNIQPSYRFNEHLKISANIGYNLSINDQDAIVPLTSLKPGPTLKSSRVLSNSRNQNLSIEPQLDYGRQLFGGDLNILFGGTYQSTNTSGTRIDAQNFPSDEALRLLNNALSYSVYETASQYKYIAAFGRVNYNFHNTYIANFTARRDGSSRFGAGKRFSNFGAAGLAWIFTNQFDLKDKLPWLSFGKLRGSLGITGNDKIPDYQYLDTWAVNNYFRYPSLNDQFLYPDKLYNPSYHWESTRKTELALEFGLFNDRVLFSPVYFRNISSNQLVNYKLPKMTGFNEVVANLPATVVNDGFEFTLSSDNIKRKDFSWHTDVNFSVPRNKLKAFPDIENSSYYTTYVVGKPLNVIYLLDFLGVNPETGDPMFLDVNKDGLLNTDDYVPTGTLDPKFYGGIQNTFTYKNFRLDFFFLFRNTMGGNYLRFAPSGQGDYVNWPVVDDKVWEKPGDIVSRPKLLAVNTTEVQNFRRYSNAIYSNASYIRLNNASLSYTLPERITGKAGISTLRVYILGQNLWTITKYKVGDPEIQSYLSTPSLCTITGGFQLTF, from the coding sequence ATGTATAAAAATTTCACGAAACTCACGGACGTGCTCCGCGGGTATTCCCAACAATTCATGCGGGTCATGCGAATTACCGCTTTTCTTATGTTGCTTTGCTTGCTGCAACTGAGCGCAAAAACAAATGCGCAGCTCATTTCCTTATCCGGAGAGAAAATGCCTTTGATGGAAGTGCTTAAAGAAATACACCGCCAAAGTGGGGTTGATTTTATTTTTGCAGCCAGCTCACTGAAGTATGCGCATCCGGTTACCGTGGATATCCATGAAACACCGTTAAATGAGGCGCTCAGACAAGTATTTGCAGGCCAGCCATTGGCATATGAGATCGCTGATGGGGCGGTAACGGTATGGGGTAAAACCCCCCGGTTATCTGATAACCCGGATGATAATACCAGTCCGGCAATAGCTTATGATGAGATCCGCGGACGTGTAGTGGATAGCCTGGGCAAAGGGTTACCCAGTGTAACCATTCGCGTGAAAGGCGCTGAAATCGCCACCAAAACGGATCAGTCGGGATATTTTGTTCTGTACAAAGTACCGGCCGATGCGATGATCGAAATCACTTCCCTGGGATACAAGCCTTATGCTGTGCGGGCAAACAGCCTTCCAGATCCGGTAGTGTTTGTGCTGAAGCAGGCAACAAGCACCCTGGACGAAGCCGTAGTACAGGCATATGGTACTACCACCCGCCGCTTTAATACCGGAAACATTGCCCGGATCTCTGCGGCCGATATCGAGACACAACCCGTTGCCAACCCGCTGGCGGCATTGCAGGGCAGGGTGCCCGGCATGCTGGTAACACAAACATCCGGAATACCCGGCGCTGCGGTGAATATCGAAATCCGTGGCCGTACCGCTATCGATAAAAGCATCACCAGCGACCAACCCCTGTTCGTGATCGATGGTGTGCCCTACAGCAACGGCAACAAGAGCCTGGAAATGGGAAACTGGTCAGCAAGCACACCAAGTCTGCAAATACAAAGCATGGTAAAGGGCGGAATCAGCCCCTTCCAGGGGATCAACCCACAGGATATTGAAAGTATTGAAGTGTTGAAAGATGCAGATGCTACAGCGATCTATGGTTCGCGTGGTGCCAATGGCGTTATCCTGATCAGCACTAAACGCGGGAAAGCAGGTAAAGCTTCCTTCAGTATCAACTCCTACCAGGGGATCAGCTTTGTGCCGGATAATGTAAAGATGATGGATACCCGGCAATATATAGCTGCCCGTAAACAAGCCTTCAAGAACAGCGGTATTGCAATGACCACCGCCAATGCACCGGATATCCTGGTTTGGGATACCACCAGGAACTATAACTATGCGAAGATGTTTACCGACAATATTGCCAATACCCACAGCTCCCAGCTGTCATTGACAGGAGGAAACCGGTTAACGCAGTTCTCCCTGCGCGGTGGCTATAACCGTGAAAACACCATCATGGATCCCGACCATAAAAGCGAGCGGATCAATGTGTCCTTTTCCCTGAATCAGAAGAGTACCAATGAAAAGCTGAATGTATTATTTTCCGGCAGTTTTGGAAATAGTGTTACGGAGATGATCAACCAGGATATGTCCCGTTTCCGTATCATGGCGCCCAACATGCGCATGCTGGATGACCAGGGCAAACCGCTTTGGGAGGAATATAATTACACCGTCTTTAATCCCTTTGCCGAGCTGCTGAAAAAGAACAACTTCACATCGAAAACACTATACGGCAATATACAGCCCTCTTACCGGTTCAATGAACACCTGAAAATTTCTGCCAATATCGGTTATAACCTGTCCATTAATGACCAGGATGCTATTGTGCCGCTCACTTCTTTAAAGCCCGGCCCTACCCTCAAATCATCACGGGTGCTGAGTAACAGCAGAAACCAGAATTTGTCAATTGAACCGCAGCTGGATTATGGACGGCAATTATTCGGGGGCGACCTGAACATACTGTTTGGTGGCACCTATCAATCTACCAACACTTCAGGCACCCGCATCGATGCGCAGAATTTTCCCAGCGACGAAGCACTGCGCTTGTTGAATAATGCATTATCGTATAGCGTTTATGAAACGGCTTCCCAATACAAGTATATTGCTGCTTTTGGGCGGGTCAATTATAATTTTCACAATACCTATATCGCCAACTTCACTGCACGGCGGGATGGCTCCAGCCGCTTCGGGGCGGGCAAACGATTTTCCAATTTTGGTGCAGCAGGACTGGCATGGATCTTTACCAACCAGTTTGATCTTAAAGACAAATTGCCTTGGCTGAGCTTCGGAAAGCTGAGAGGAAGTCTGGGGATCACCGGCAATGATAAGATTCCGGATTATCAATACCTCGATACCTGGGCGGTAAATAATTATTTCAGGTACCCTTCACTGAATGACCAATTTCTCTACCCAGATAAATTGTATAACCCGTCATACCATTGGGAATCTACCCGGAAAACGGAATTGGCGCTGGAATTCGGACTATTTAACGACCGGGTATTGTTCTCGCCGGTGTATTTCCGGAACATCAGCTCTAATCAACTGGTCAACTACAAATTGCCAAAGATGACCGGCTTCAATGAAGTGGTGGCCAACTTACCTGCAACAGTAGTCAATGACGGCTTTGAATTTACCCTGAGCAGCGACAACATTAAACGCAAAGATTTTTCATGGCATACGGATGTCAATTTCAGCGTGCCACGGAATAAGTTAAAAGCCTTTCCGGATATTGAAAATTCATCCTACTACACCACCTATGTGGTGGGCAAGCCGCTCAACGTGATATACCTGCTGGACTTTTTGGGTGTCAATCCCGAAACCGGCGATCCCATGTTCCTGGATGTTAACAAAGATGGGTTGTTGAATACGGACGACTATGTGCCTACCGGAACCCTGGACCCCAAATTTTATGGCGGGATCCAGAATACATTTACCTATAAAAACTTCCGGCTGGATTTCTTCTTCTTATTCCGGAACACCATGGGTGGAAATTACCTGAGATTTGCGCCAAGTGGTCAGGGAGATTATGTAAACTGGCCCGTTGTTGATGATAAGGTATGGGAAAAACCGGGCGACATCGTCAGCCGGCCTAAACTATTGGCGGTTAATACCACTGAGGTGCAGAATTTCAGAAGGTATTCCAATGCCATCTACTCAAATGCATCTTACATCCGCCTCAATAACGCATCACTCTCTTATACCCTGCCGGAGCGCATCACAGGTAAGGCAGGCATTTCAACTTTACGGGTGTATATATTAGGCCAGAATTTGTGGACCATCACAAAATACAAAGTAGGTGATCCCGAAATTCAAAGCTACTTGTCCACACCATCACTGTGTACCATCACCGGTGGTTTTCAATTAACCTTTTAA
- a CDS encoding RagB/SusD family nutrient uptake outer membrane protein, giving the protein MLEVERPIDRQVSAYVFSNDETARAAGLGMYGSLVKYAYGAFTGLYTSDLGMISDEIYSTSSSNEQALQFRENRLQPDNGGVSNIWATSYEVVYHVNLFLEKISRSEAVSTPLRNQLIGEGKFIRALLYFYLVNTYGNIPLITSADYHINGSLGQRTPEEVYTFMLADLEDAYALLTPDYLTSERIRANKWAAAALLARTYLYQGNWSKAGKYAQEVIASGAYTLVSVDEVGLNSNAEAIFQLAQNITGGTNNYDASMLLEVSPSSKKPYYAVDSLLVKAFQEEDARNKSWIHEQITTNGDVYYMANKYKIRYGIPNEKKIEHLTILRLGELHLILAEALAQQEQLEEAITQLDIIRKRAGIPLLKNMNITKTKAHLLDLVMEERQRELCFELGHRWFDLNRTGRADAYFSSLSYKDWQPTDRYFPIPQSEILLNPFLKQNAGYK; this is encoded by the coding sequence TTGCTGGAAGTAGAACGCCCGATAGACAGGCAGGTATCTGCATATGTATTTAGTAACGATGAAACGGCAAGAGCTGCCGGATTGGGGATGTATGGCTCATTAGTGAAGTATGCCTACGGTGCGTTTACCGGATTATATACATCCGACCTGGGAATGATTTCGGATGAAATCTATAGCACTTCCTCCAGCAATGAGCAAGCGTTGCAGTTCCGGGAAAACCGCCTACAGCCCGATAATGGAGGAGTGAGTAATATCTGGGCCACTTCTTACGAAGTGGTATACCATGTCAATCTCTTTTTAGAAAAGATCAGCCGGTCGGAAGCAGTTTCAACGCCTTTACGGAACCAGCTGATAGGAGAAGGGAAGTTTATCCGTGCATTACTTTATTTTTATCTCGTTAACACCTACGGGAATATTCCCCTGATTACCTCTGCTGATTATCATATAAACGGAAGTTTAGGACAGCGCACGCCAGAGGAGGTGTATACATTTATGTTGGCGGATTTAGAGGATGCTTATGCGCTGCTGACACCAGATTACCTGACATCTGAGCGTATCCGGGCCAATAAATGGGCGGCAGCAGCCTTGCTGGCAAGAACATACCTTTACCAGGGAAACTGGAGCAAGGCCGGAAAATATGCACAGGAAGTGATCGCCAGCGGTGCCTATACTCTGGTGTCTGTAGATGAAGTGGGATTGAACAGCAATGCGGAGGCGATATTCCAGTTGGCCCAAAATATTACCGGCGGCACCAATAATTACGATGCAAGCATGTTGCTGGAAGTGTCACCTTCCTCGAAGAAACCATATTACGCGGTGGATTCATTATTAGTGAAAGCATTTCAGGAGGAGGATGCCCGTAACAAGTCATGGATACATGAGCAAATAACGACTAACGGTGATGTATATTACATGGCCAATAAATATAAGATACGTTATGGCATACCTAATGAAAAGAAAATTGAACACCTCACGATCTTACGCCTGGGAGAGCTGCACCTGATCCTCGCAGAGGCGCTGGCACAACAGGAACAATTGGAGGAGGCCATTACTCAGCTGGATATTATCCGTAAGCGGGCAGGCATCCCCTTGCTTAAAAATATGAATATTACGAAAACCAAAGCACACCTGCTGGACCTGGTCATGGAAGAACGCCAACGTGAACTTTGTTTTGAACTGGGCCACCGTTGGTTTGACTTAAACCGTACCGGCCGCGCTGATGCTTATTTTTCGTCACTGTCTTACAAAGACTGGCAGCCTACTGACCGGTATTTCCCTATTCCTCAATCAGAAATTTTGCTGAATCCCTTTCTGAAACAAAATGCGGGATATAAATAA
- a CDS encoding S8 family peptidase: MKRQNIILFYLVALLLHGGCQAPENPDWQHLDPQKDGVLGISTTRTYHELLKNRQPTAVIVAVLDGGTDTGHDDLMAVRWINEKEIPGNGLDDDGNGYIDDRYGWNFVGVPDSSLKFDNTALTRLVRQGKKRFGQLTAQTVPIRDRASFDAYQVQLTAFEKARRKAREQLEQLQQLKTCLDKMVQQLGKTAPTLQDFRDFLPHNDQENQVRSLANAKMKRKTYAEFYQEDILERLQQLQQQLAYHYNLEFVPHGAIDSTDNSTALWTGNPDVKGPDAMHGTHVAGIIGASRDNAAGIQGIAGHVRLMPVRCIPNGDERDEDVARAIRYAVDNGAKVINMSFGKYYTSNKSLVDDAVRYAMAHDVLLIHAAGNDGCDLDKQPHYPNPFYSDGDKAAAWITVGASDQTDDETLKAPFSNYGLTQVDVFAPGVRIRSTVPDGGYKRLDGTSMAAPVVAGLAATIRSYYPALTARQVREIILKSAVKYQGLTGRCVTGGIVNAYTAIQLAEQYKR; encoded by the coding sequence TTGAAACGGCAAAACATCATTTTATTTTATCTGGTAGCCCTGCTCCTGCACGGCGGCTGCCAGGCACCGGAAAACCCGGACTGGCAGCACCTTGACCCGCAAAAGGATGGGGTATTAGGCATCAGTACAACGCGAACATACCATGAACTTTTGAAGAACAGGCAGCCCACAGCGGTAATTGTGGCGGTACTTGACGGCGGAACTGATACCGGACATGATGACCTGATGGCCGTACGATGGATAAACGAAAAAGAAATACCCGGCAATGGCCTGGATGATGATGGCAACGGATACATCGATGACAGGTACGGGTGGAACTTTGTAGGTGTACCGGATAGCTCACTGAAATTCGACAACACCGCGTTGACACGCCTGGTAAGGCAAGGTAAAAAACGGTTCGGACAGCTTACCGCACAAACAGTGCCCATCCGGGACCGCGCATCATTTGACGCCTACCAGGTGCAGCTGACCGCTTTTGAGAAAGCGCGGCGCAAAGCCCGGGAACAACTGGAACAGCTGCAGCAATTGAAAACCTGCCTGGACAAGATGGTACAGCAACTGGGTAAGACAGCGCCCACATTACAGGATTTCAGGGATTTTTTACCGCACAATGATCAGGAAAACCAGGTACGCTCACTGGCCAACGCTAAAATGAAACGCAAAACGTATGCGGAGTTTTACCAGGAAGATATCCTGGAAAGACTGCAACAGCTGCAGCAGCAGCTCGCCTATCATTATAACCTGGAATTTGTACCACATGGCGCCATTGACAGTACAGATAACAGCACCGCGTTGTGGACTGGCAATCCCGATGTGAAGGGGCCGGATGCCATGCATGGTACACATGTAGCAGGCATTATTGGGGCTTCCCGCGACAATGCAGCCGGCATACAGGGTATTGCCGGTCACGTTCGCCTGATGCCGGTGCGCTGTATACCCAATGGCGATGAACGCGATGAAGACGTAGCCCGCGCTATCCGCTATGCGGTGGATAACGGGGCTAAGGTGATCAACATGAGCTTCGGGAAATATTACACTTCCAATAAGTCACTCGTGGATGATGCCGTGCGGTATGCTATGGCCCACGATGTGCTGCTCATTCATGCCGCCGGAAACGATGGCTGCGACCTGGATAAGCAACCGCATTACCCGAATCCGTTCTATTCAGATGGAGACAAAGCAGCTGCCTGGATCACCGTAGGGGCATCCGACCAAACGGATGATGAAACGCTGAAAGCACCATTTTCCAACTATGGTCTTACCCAGGTGGATGTGTTTGCTCCGGGCGTTCGTATCCGGTCTACAGTGCCAGACGGAGGTTATAAACGTCTCGATGGTACAAGCATGGCAGCGCCGGTGGTGGCAGGACTGGCTGCTACCATCCGGTCGTACTATCCTGCACTAACGGCCAGACAGGTACGGGAAATTATCCTGAAGTCGGCTGTGAAATATCAGGGACTGACCGGCCGCTGTGTAACAGGTGGTATCGTAAACGCATATACGGCTATACAGCTCGCGGAACAGTATAAACGCTAG
- a CDS encoding ABC transporter ATP-binding protein, with amino-acid sequence MHTTIISVENLSHRYASTWAIRDISFQIDKTGILGLLGSNGAGKSTTMNIMCGVLNQTAGKVVIDGINLREHPEKAKREIGFLPQQAPLYMDLTVDEYLRHCAYLRQIDKKVVPKAMAEAKERCGLGHFSKRLIKNLSGGYRQRVGIAQAIIHKPKLVVLDEPTNGLDPNQIIEVRSLIREIAEERAVIFSTHILSEVQVLCKDIRMIEQGKLVFADTMEAFNNYISPQSVRVELDHPPTNETLLQIEGVTKVERLTERSLRIFFDGDRDITDRIIRASVQHDWYLREIYLDKGSLDDVFAQLSSRAN; translated from the coding sequence ATGCATACAACTATTATTTCCGTTGAGAACCTGTCGCACCGGTACGCCAGTACCTGGGCCATCCGGGATATCAGCTTCCAGATCGACAAAACAGGCATTCTGGGCCTGCTCGGCTCCAATGGCGCCGGCAAATCTACTACCATGAATATCATGTGCGGGGTATTGAACCAAACAGCGGGCAAGGTGGTGATTGATGGCATAAACCTGCGGGAACATCCGGAGAAAGCAAAAAGAGAGATCGGATTTCTGCCGCAACAGGCGCCCCTGTATATGGACCTTACGGTAGATGAATACCTGCGCCACTGCGCCTACCTGCGGCAGATAGATAAAAAAGTTGTGCCGAAAGCCATGGCAGAGGCGAAGGAACGCTGCGGACTTGGACATTTCAGCAAGCGCCTGATCAAAAACCTGTCTGGTGGATACCGCCAGCGGGTAGGCATTGCCCAGGCCATTATCCACAAACCAAAACTGGTGGTACTAGACGAACCTACCAACGGGCTGGATCCCAACCAGATCATTGAAGTACGGTCACTGATCCGGGAAATTGCCGAAGAACGTGCCGTGATTTTTTCTACCCACATCCTGTCTGAAGTACAGGTGCTTTGTAAAGATATCCGCATGATTGAACAGGGGAAGCTGGTTTTTGCAGATACCATGGAGGCATTCAACAACTACATCTCTCCGCAAAGTGTGCGCGTGGAGCTGGATCATCCCCCCACAAATGAAACGCTGCTGCAGATAGAAGGCGTTACCAAAGTAGAGCGCCTCACAGAACGGAGCCTGCGTATCTTTTTTGACGGCGACAGGGATATCACCGACAGGATTATCCGGGCCAGCGTACAGCACGACTGGTACCTGCGCGAAATCTACCTCGATAAAGGCTCGCTGGATGATGTATTTGCACAACTATCCAGCCGTGCCAACTAA